caaaattaaaagttttaaatcctCTATAGGCAAAGAAAGCACCACACCGTGCCCAGAGACAGTCGAGGGGAGGCAGCTGAGATGCGTGGACAGACAGACACACGTCCCTACCCTCGTGGCCGCCAGCATCTGTCATACAGGCAGACAGACCAACACAGCAGGCGAGAGGGTCTGTTAGGGGTGCAGAGGGCTTGCAACGTCACCGAAGGCCTGGCAGAGGAGGTGGCTTTGCCGCAAGGAACTTGGAGGTGAGGGGGCAGGCTGTAAGCACCTGGGGGAGgcagatgcaaaggccctgaggtgagtCAGAGAAACCGCAAGGAGGTCGGTGGGGGAGGCAGTGTGGGAGGCAAGGGCGGGAGGGTACAGGGGACGCGGAGGTGCAGCCAAACACAAAGATAAAACGGAACTGTGATGATGGTTCTGTGCTCTATAGATATGCCAGGAGCCATTTTTTATATACCTTAAACGGGTGAACTCTGTGGGCTGTAAATGGTAAAGACTTTCCCcctaaaaaaaagagaagaaaagcaaatacaCTGCCCTGTGAAAAAGGAAGATGTTACAGTGAAAGCCAAATGCCTCCAACCCCTGGAAATAACCACTGAATCTGTCTGCGGACCCCTCTGTGTTTTTCTATGCATTACACACACATGACCGCAGAGAAAATACTCAGCGCCGCTTTGGGCAGGTTCGCCATGACATCACGGTTACACTGTACACGACGTGCAACAACTCGCTTTCTCACTCATCCTTGTCTGGGCGTTCATCCTGGGGAGGGCGGCGTCTCCAGTTTCTCACTGTTACAAACGGCAGTACGATGAACACCCTGCGCACCTGTTTTTCTAACGTAGAAACCAAGATGTGGAGTTGATGTAAACCGTTCTGTCAAACTGTcattatttagtcgctcagtcatgtcaaactctttgcgaccccgtggactgtaacccaccaggctcctctgtccgtgggattctccaggcaagaatcctggagtgggttgccattcctcctcctgaggatcttcctgacccacggatcaaacccacactgcttgcattggcaggtggattgttcaccactgagacaccagggaactttaattttttttaatgcgcATACAAAACAGTTGAGAAGGAGCACCTCTTCCTGGCAGAGACACGCAGTGGGCAGAGTCTCCAAGGACGAGTAGAAATTTGCCAAACTGACAAAGCGCTCACCCTGGGGTACTGCACCAGAGGAGACAGAATGCCGGTGCTTTTCCAAACTCCAGGATTTGACGTCTGAATTGCTAGAGCTGTACATGAGGCCAGATGCTGCCCATCTTAGCCACAGACAGCTGAAGAAATCTGCTTCTTGCTCCCTTTAGGCTGGAAGACAGTTCCCACTATCAGACTAGGATATGTCTACACCTCGcctaagcaaaaaaagaaaagaaaagaaaaaaggaaaagcagccTTACTTTACCTGGGAGGCTGCTTTTATCTTCCAGAAAGGTGTTCTAATGCATCAGAGAAAATGTCTGGCCAGACAGCTACCTGGTTGGGTAACCCCCCAGCTCATTAGTCAACGGTTCTGGTTACAGGACCATCTCACCATTCTTCGTCACAAAGGGCTGGGAAGAAAGACCTCAGCTTTCCTACCGCGCCCCGGCCCCAACACACCCAGAGCTTAGAGAGCGAGGCTCTGGTTCAAATGGGTTTCTATCCACCGGGACCACCTTAAGGCATCCCCTCATTCTCCAGGTCGGTTTTCCCGGCTCATTACCAACGGAGGGCCGAGCCCCCGCCCTGGTGGAGCTAGAAGTCGGTTTGGGGACCCAGCAGCTGACTTGAAGGGGAGGGGCCTCCCCGCACCTACGGGGGCATGCTGGTCCAGGCGAGCTCGCCGGGCTCCCCTGGATTTCCAGCTAGAAGGGTGGAGGGGCGCGTGGGCATGGGGACACGCCCCCAGCAAGAGAACCCGGCTGCCACCCTCCAGTGCCCCCCCAGCTTCCATCCTGCACCCACGCCCACCCCCACCTGGGGCACGCTCTGCACGAGGAGGGAGTTGAAAGAGGACAGACCCCGGAGTGGGAAGAAAAGAGGAGGCGCCAGGAACGCCCCGAGATCGGGAGAGAGGCCAGGCCGTGGCAGCCCTACGGAGACCTCGGGGCCGCTGggtccccttccccagcccccgcCAAGCCCACCCGGGTGAACACAGCGCCGCCGCTAGACGCCGCCGGCTCCGCTAAGCCCCTCCTTTCGGGAAAGCCGGGCCGCCCCTGGAAGTGGTGGGCGGAGGGACCGGAGGAGGGGCGCTCCGCCGCTCTGGAGCCCAGCGGCCCGGGCGCGGAAGCCGGCATGGAAGGCGCGGCGAGTGACCCGTACCGGCGGCCCGCGCGGCGCACGCAGTGGCTCCTGAGCGCCCTGGCGCACCACTACGGGCTGGACCGCGGCGTGGAGAACGAGATCGTGGTGCTGGCCACCGGCCTGGACCAGTATCTGCAGGAGGTCTTCCACCACCTGGACTGCCGGGGGGCCGGCCGCTTGCCCCGCGCCGACTTCCGCGCGCTCTGCGCGGTGCTGGGGCTGGGCGTCGAGGGGGCAGCCGCCCCCGGGGAGGCCTCCGGGGATACGGCCGCCGGAGACACGAACTCTGGGGACGTGATCGCCGGGGACGCGGTCGCTGAGGAGGACGCCGACGGGGACGAGGATGCCGAGGAGGAGGCGCGCCTGGCGCTGCGCGCGGAGCCGCCCGAGCTCACCTTCCGCCAGTTCCACGCGCGCCTCTGCGGCTACTTCGGCACCCGCGCCGGGCCCCGTCTGCCCCGCGGCGCTCTGAGCGAGCACATCGAGACGCAGATCCGCCTGcgccgcccgcgccgccgccgccgccgagctGCCCGGCCGGCCAGCCCCGACGGCGGCCCGGACGGCGAGCGCCTGGCGCGGCtggaggaggaaaacagcaaccTGCGCGAGCTGGTGGAGGACCTGCGGGCGGCGCTGCAGAGCAGTGACGCGCGCTGCCTGGCGCTGCAGGTGCGCCCGCGGCCGGGGCGGAAGGGGTGGCGGGTAAGGACCGGGCTGGAGGGCCGGCGACCGCGGCGGGCCGAGAGCCCCTCCTGGGCAGGAGGGGACGAGGAAGGGGCAGCCCGCCTGGCCTGAGCTTGCCTCCCAGCCGCTCCAACCCCATTCCACCCCCAAACCCCAGTCCCACTGAGGAAACCATCCTCACCGCACCGCGTCTCCTCTTGCCCTCTGATCCAGACCCGGACCCTTCCAGGAAACCCGGACGGTCTCACAAAGGCCTCCAGAGGCTTCCCGCAGGCCTAGGACATAAGGTGTGAGGAAGACTCTGTCCCGCCCTTAAGGCGCTCCCTGCCTAACCGGGTCTACGGGCAACTCAGCAGACATTGCAGGGCCTGCCTCGGGGCCAGGCCTCGCGTCCCCGGTGCTAAATAGCGTCACACTGTCAATCGGGCAGGCACAGCCACCCAGCGCTGCGGGGGCCAGGCGCCGACAGAGACGCGGACCCAGGGCAGGCATCTGCAATTCAGTCAGCCTTGTGAGCACCAGCCTTGTGccaaaggggacgacagaggcacGGGATCAGACGCGGCCCAGAACAGCCTCCGAGGGAGCTGCCTGCTCCCCACGCGGCCCAGGCACAGCCCCGAGGGGTAGGGAGAGGCCTGGAGCGCACAGGGGTCGAGGCGCAGATTTTAGTGGCCAAGGCAAGGGCGCGCCGATGGGCATCCCAGAAGCGAAGCGTGGGGCGGGGAGGTACTCTTTTTATGTGGAGTAAGCTCGTCCAGGATCATTGGTTCTTTAAGCCTTTACTgaacacctgctgtgtgccaggcctaTTTTAGTCGCCTAAAGACACAGCAATAAACACAGCGGAAGAAAACCCCACCCTTAAGGAGCCGCTGCCTGGCAGCTAGGGGTGGGGAGGGCCGGAAGATGCACCTGAGACCATGCAGAGAGGACCACCTCTGTGGGATGGAGGCGGGGCGCCCCAAGGGGGGGAGGTGGGTGGAGAAGAGTCTGGGGACTCCCTGGAACCGCGCAAAGAACAGAGCCCGAGCTTTGGGCCTCGGTGGCCCGCATCCATTATCTGGGGCACCCATTACCACGGGGCATCCATTACCCGGGGGCACCCATTACCACGGGGCGATGCGAGCTCCCATCTTAGCAGAGTTAGGGTGAGGGCTAACCGAGCTCACACAGAGGGTTTGCTCGCGCGCTCTGGGCCGGGTCGGGGTCCCGCGCGAGGAGCTCACCGCCCGCCCTGCCGCCCTGTCCCGGCAGGTCGGCCTCTGGAAGAGCCAGGCGGGCGCCCAGGAGGCGGCGCGCGGCGAGCCCGAGGCGGCGGCGCGGGAGCTGCGGCAGGCGCGGGGCGCGCTGGCGGCGGCCGAGGCCGACGCAGGTCGGCTGCGCCGGGGCCAGGCCGAGGTGCGGCGGCGCGCGGAGAAGGCCCGGGAGGCGGTGCTCCGCAGCCTGGGGCGCGTCCGCGAGCTCGAGGCGCTGGCGCGCCAGGTGCCCGGCCTGCAGCGCGGGCTGCGGCGGCTGGAGGGCGAGCTGCGGCGCTACAGGTGAGTAGGACGGGGCATGGGGTCGGGGATCCCCTCCCGTTCTCCGGCGCTTTCCTCCTCCCCACTCGTTCTCATGCTTCCCTGTTGTTCACGTGTTCATggatccactcatccatccatccatccatccatccatgggcCTGTTTTTGACTGATCAGCGCAATACTAATGATGGTAACAGCTAAGAGTTCCTGAGCACCTAAGATGGGCCAACCTCTGAGCACTCAGGTGACTTAACTCACTGAGTCTTCCCAGCCACCAGCCCTGGGAGGCAGGTACCATGATGTCCGCCTTctccaggtgaggaaacagatagGCACGGACCCCTTGTGCTCGCTCCACCAGGGCAGGACGCTGGGCTTGGGACCAAGGTTCAAATCCCGGCAGGACCTCTGATGTGACACCTTGGGAAAGTCACTGGTCCCCTCCGAGTCCGTTTCCTCTTGGGTGGAATGGAGACTGCGGTCCCTGCCTACCCGAGTGGCTGTGAAGATGCCGTGAGGCCTGCCTGGCTCATCTAGGTGCTCAGAGAACAGAGCTCCCACAGTTTCAAATACCAAGGCGCCGGGCGTGCCTTCCACACGTGCTGAGCGCTGGCCCTCTGCAGCAGCGTGGGAGGCTGCATGGGGATCACTGTGAAGGCGACCTTCTGAGATCCGGCCACAGGAGGAGGGTGCTGGGGGCGGGCTGTTACCCGGCGAGATGGCCCAGGGAGGGGGCGAGGGGAGGGTGCTCCAGAAAACGGAAGCAGTGTAGGCAGAGCGCCGGGCAGGAGGGACCTGGGCCCCGGCCAGAAACTAAGAGTGGCtggaggcagagggcaggagaggcaggcagggaccGGGCCAACCAAGGTCACGGTGAGGACGTCAGCCTTCCCTCGGGACAGCGTGAAGCCATGGAAAGGTTCTGGCCGGGGGGGTCACAGGAACAGACTTGCAAAAAAAGTCGCTCTGTTGTGATACAGCTGTGACAGGGAGGGGCTGTTGCCCGCCTCCAGCCAGAAAGGAAGCTGGTCTGGCCCAGACTGGCGGGCGGGGCAGCCAGAAGGGGTGGCTTTGAACCTACTTCCTCACCGGGCAGACTGTGTCCTTGAGTTCCGAGGTGCTCTCCGTGGGGACAATGCTGGAGGGAAGCGGCCCACTCTGAGCTAGCCTCCTGCAGCTCCAAATGTTTGGACAGTCACTTCCTGTTTGCAGAGCTGATCGGCTGGGGAGCAGGGCCCACTGGCTTAAGGCCCGTGTCCAGCCTTGGATCTTTCTCcaagaagagaaataaagggTCTCTTCTTCCTTTTGCCCTAAAGTAACTGTCCTTTACAGCATGATTGTAAAAGTAACTCCAAACATTCATGTA
This genomic stretch from Muntiacus reevesi chromosome 4, mMunRee1.1, whole genome shotgun sequence harbors:
- the EFCC1 gene encoding EF-hand and coiled-coil domain-containing protein 1 isoform X2; this translates as MEGAASDPYRRPARRTQWLLSALAHHYGLDRGVENEIVVLATGLDQYLQEVFHHLDCRGAGRLPRADFRALCAVLGLGVEGAAAPGEASGDTAAGDTNSGDVIAGDAVAEEDADGDEDAEEEARLALRAEPPELTFRQFHARLCGYFGTRAGPRLPRGALSEHIETQIRLRRPRRRRRRAARPASPDGGPDGERLARLEEENSNLRELVEDLRAALQSSDARCLALQVGLWKSQAGAQEAARGEPEAAARELRQARGALAAAEADAGRLRRGQAEVRRRAEKAREAVLRSLGRVRELEALARQVPGLQRGLRRLEGELRRYRSEGTQLPSSPRASPEPDTKSSEPDDGGTRDPDPAPEGAWGSNSSPASRLPDQAHASPGVDEQLFRSVEGQAASDEDDDHEKWQEAQRPPAEVTALLAVLSGCGRGCDDRTAKKLMTHFSHLGGANHARALGELEACVAMLVEQLGSQGCDPKTLRTPEEEGELQRKVGENEDLRQELQMVETERVRLSLLEEKLEDVLGLLQKLRDLVGSRELAYPGLGRGPQGWSPPALGTDSQLSPRRQGHLYFQT
- the EFCC1 gene encoding EF-hand and coiled-coil domain-containing protein 1 isoform X1, coding for MEGAASDPYRRPARRTQWLLSALAHHYGLDRGVENEIVVLATGLDQYLQEVFHHLDCRGAGRLPRADFRALCAVLGLGVEGAAAPGEASGDTAAGDTNSGDVIAGDAVAEEDADGDEDAEEEARLALRAEPPELTFRQFHARLCGYFGTRAGPRLPRGALSEHIETQIRLRRPRRRRRRAARPASPDGGPDGERLARLEEENSNLRELVEDLRAALQSSDARCLALQVGLWKSQAGAQEAARGEPEAAARELRQARGALAAAEADAGRLRRGQAEVRRRAEKAREAVLRSLGRVRELEALARQVPGLQRGLRRLEGELRRYRSEGTQLPSSPRASPEPDTKSSEPDDGGTRDPDPAPEGAWGSNSSPASRLPDQAHASPGVDEQLFRSVEGQAASDEDDDHEKWQEAQRPPAEVTALLAVLSGCGRGTLPCCRCDDRTAKKLMTHFSHLGGANHARALGELEACVAMLVEQLGSQGCDPKTLRTPEEEGELQRKVGENEDLRQELQMVETERVRLSLLEEKLEDVLGLLQKLRDLVGSRELAYPGLGRGPQGWSPPALGTDSQLSPRRQGHLYFQT